One window from the genome of Vibrio sp. VB16 encodes:
- a CDS encoding GumC family protein: MIELKIRLLILLQAAWRRRYILLMPVLIMPFAGYIVSKLAPAQYHSHTSMLIQETAKMNPFLEDIAVSTGFKDRINALSTLLKSRHILQSVALDLGLIDVAMSTKESEKVIRSLSERISVHLLGKEFVQIKLTAAAPQGMKALLESISNHFIDQVLAPERSSIKDSAEFLTFHINKRLEELNNAEQALADFQNINPNVSPERQNEKLSRLAALKQTLSEKKATLAGVEKSLGSLDQQLSRTNPVVGKIEEQIIEARSQLTLLRANYTENHSAVQAKNRELSRLESERETMVNVNSSNLSSEKLWDIASSIQLSQLGNMQPLLITQLQSLQLIRSQYESLQEESQSLKQMIFVLDKETNQFGDQSKILFNLQRSVTNKRRLYDELVERFEMAQLTGSLGNFEQNKRVKIIDLPYTPSQPSNFPSWVYVLSGLFAGIALGAGMATLLELFDTTIRRQDELISITGVPVLSSIPNVSC; this comes from the coding sequence ATGATTGAACTAAAGATAAGACTGCTTATTCTGTTACAAGCAGCATGGAGACGCCGATATATACTATTGATGCCTGTTCTAATTATGCCTTTTGCCGGCTATATCGTAAGCAAACTGGCACCCGCACAGTATCATTCACACACCAGCATGCTTATTCAAGAAACGGCGAAAATGAACCCATTCCTTGAAGATATCGCTGTCTCCACCGGTTTCAAAGACAGAATAAATGCGCTAAGTACGCTACTTAAAAGTCGGCACATTTTACAATCTGTCGCCCTCGATCTTGGCCTCATTGACGTAGCAATGAGTACCAAGGAATCCGAAAAAGTCATCAGAAGCTTATCGGAAAGGATTTCAGTTCATCTGCTAGGTAAAGAGTTTGTACAAATAAAACTCACTGCTGCGGCACCACAAGGAATGAAAGCGCTGCTGGAATCCATAAGTAACCATTTTATCGACCAAGTCCTCGCACCGGAAAGATCGTCTATCAAAGATTCCGCAGAGTTTCTTACTTTCCACATAAACAAGCGATTAGAAGAGCTCAATAATGCCGAACAAGCCCTCGCGGATTTCCAAAACATAAACCCAAATGTGTCGCCTGAAAGGCAAAACGAAAAGCTGTCTAGACTTGCTGCATTAAAACAGACCTTATCCGAGAAAAAAGCGACGCTTGCAGGGGTTGAAAAAAGTTTGGGTAGCCTAGATCAGCAACTGTCTAGAACCAATCCTGTTGTAGGAAAAATTGAAGAGCAGATTATCGAAGCTCGCAGCCAACTCACTCTTTTGAGAGCCAACTACACTGAAAACCATAGCGCTGTACAAGCAAAGAATCGAGAACTTTCTCGATTGGAGAGCGAACGAGAAACAATGGTAAACGTAAATTCATCCAATCTTTCTAGTGAAAAATTGTGGGATATTGCGAGTAGTATTCAACTGTCTCAATTAGGCAACATGCAGCCTTTACTCATCACTCAACTACAGAGTTTGCAGTTGATTAGAAGCCAGTACGAATCACTTCAAGAAGAGAGCCAAAGTTTGAAGCAGATGATATTTGTTCTAGACAAAGAGACAAACCAATTTGGCGACCAATCAAAGATCTTATTTAACCTACAACGCAGTGTCACCAATAAAAGACGACTCTACGACGAGCTTGTCGAACGATTTGAAATGGCGCAACTCACCGGTTCTCTTGGTAATTTCGAACAAAACAAACGCGTTAAGATTATAGATTTGCCCTATACCCCTAGCCAACCCTCTAATTTCCCTAGCTGGGTATATGTACTCTCTGGACTATTTGCAGGTATCGCTCTTGGTGCCGGGATGGCCACTCTGCTAGAGCTCTTCGACACCACTATTCGTCGGCAGGATGAACTCATTTCTATCACTGGTGTTCCAGTATTGAGTAGCATACCTAATGTCAGTTGCTAA
- a CDS encoding glycosyltransferase family 2 protein: MMELLLIVSSVVSACLIVYSHVGYPMLLSWYKNNRPLKPVSVVSRRFKKSARDGALPSVTLIVPAYNEAQWIQGKIRNIASLDYPRQKLNIIIACDGCTDKTAQLAQLAIQEAICEDVHFEVINFATNRGKITIINELVPQVTSDIVALSDVSALLSIDSLQIASQSFKDKRVGVVNPNYCMTFSDSHSETSYWRYQAQIKNGEACLGATIGCHGAFYLFRQSLFQPLDLDTINDDFVLPMKIVEQGYSIVFEPRINAIELEQTNHKDDFARRLRISAGNMQQVFRLIHLFNPKYASTAFTFFSGKGLRLLTPYLMLLCLICSLLLIEHPLFLFALVIQITAYSVGLICCCLPFLRKSKVLSVLTYLLSGHLANLVGGITYLFTSNLSPNKKPHREPSHQAHAKKRHFNF, from the coding sequence ATGATGGAATTATTACTAATTGTATCTAGCGTGGTAAGCGCTTGTTTAATTGTCTATAGCCATGTTGGATATCCTATGCTGCTAAGCTGGTATAAAAATAACAGGCCATTAAAACCGGTTTCGGTTGTATCGAGGAGGTTCAAAAAAAGCGCAAGAGACGGAGCGTTACCGTCGGTAACACTTATCGTTCCTGCTTACAATGAAGCCCAATGGATTCAGGGGAAAATACGTAACATCGCCAGTTTAGATTACCCACGACAGAAGCTTAATATCATCATCGCTTGTGATGGGTGCACGGACAAAACCGCTCAACTGGCGCAACTCGCAATACAAGAAGCCATATGTGAAGATGTCCATTTTGAGGTTATCAATTTTGCGACCAATCGGGGGAAAATCACCATCATTAATGAACTGGTGCCTCAAGTCACGTCCGACATTGTGGCACTCAGTGATGTATCTGCACTTTTATCTATAGACTCACTACAGATAGCATCTCAATCGTTTAAGGACAAACGTGTTGGCGTGGTCAATCCTAATTACTGTATGACATTTTCAGATAGCCATTCAGAAACAAGCTATTGGAGATATCAAGCTCAAATCAAAAATGGCGAAGCCTGCTTAGGCGCCACAATTGGTTGCCACGGTGCATTCTATTTATTTCGACAATCGCTTTTTCAACCCCTTGATCTCGATACTATCAATGATGATTTTGTCTTACCGATGAAAATCGTTGAGCAAGGATATTCAATTGTCTTCGAACCAAGAATTAACGCGATAGAACTTGAGCAAACAAACCACAAAGACGACTTTGCACGACGACTAAGAATCTCGGCTGGTAACATGCAGCAAGTGTTTCGTTTAATCCATTTGTTCAACCCAAAATACGCGAGCACTGCCTTCACATTCTTCTCTGGAAAAGGGTTGAGGCTACTTACCCCATATCTGATGTTGCTCTGCCTTATATGTTCTCTACTTCTCATTGAACATCCTTTATTCCTTTTTGCTCTCGTCATCCAGATTACCGCGTACAGCGTCGGTCTAATTTGTTGCTGCCTGCCTTTTTTAAGGAAGAGTAAAGTGTTGTCCGTATTAACTTACCTACTGTCCGGCCATTTGGCGAACCTCGTAGGTGGGATCACTTATTTATTCACCAGCAACCTGTCTCCCAATAAAAAACCTCACAGAGAACCATCGCATCAAGCACATGCCAAGAAGAGACATTTCAATTTTTAA
- a CDS encoding glycosyltransferase, whose protein sequence is MHDLIVFGEDLGGLPSSTQHLITRLAEDRKVVWVNSIGLRQPHWNSKDLKRVWAKLLPKKSRAPHYAKPKVQHHNITEVDLLTIPAPKSALARYIAKDMMINQLKPIIDGAKLNQPILWSSLPTTADLCGKLGESAVVYYCGDDFNALAGVDHHTVSNHEKRLIDKADLILTASVNLKHKFPACKTHLLPHGVDTELFTSPQPRAHDLPLGKPIAGFYGSLSNWIDYPLIQFLAESMPDWNFVFIGPNELEQRKLPHTDNIFYLGGRSHHDLPSYSQHWDVSILPFIDNPQIRACNPLKLMEYMASGQPIVSVDFPALAPYKQHLHVARSHREFRQKLYQAARSPRISKDAVCHQSWTDRSQFLNWLLELL, encoded by the coding sequence ATGCATGATCTTATTGTATTTGGTGAAGACCTAGGTGGTTTGCCATCTAGTACACAACATCTGATCACCCGATTAGCTGAAGATAGAAAAGTTGTGTGGGTTAATTCTATAGGGTTAAGACAACCCCATTGGAATAGCAAGGATCTAAAAAGAGTTTGGGCAAAACTGCTACCGAAAAAAAGTCGGGCACCCCACTACGCAAAACCAAAAGTTCAGCACCACAACATAACAGAGGTCGACTTGCTGACTATTCCTGCCCCTAAGTCTGCTTTAGCCCGATATATCGCAAAAGATATGATGATAAATCAGCTCAAACCCATCATTGACGGAGCAAAGCTCAACCAACCTATCCTTTGGTCATCCCTGCCGACCACGGCGGACCTTTGCGGTAAGTTGGGTGAATCCGCTGTTGTTTACTACTGTGGTGATGACTTTAATGCACTCGCTGGTGTAGACCATCATACGGTCAGCAATCATGAGAAAAGACTCATCGATAAAGCAGATCTGATATTAACCGCAAGCGTAAACCTTAAACACAAATTCCCTGCGTGTAAGACCCACTTACTGCCCCATGGCGTTGATACAGAGTTATTTACAAGCCCGCAACCGAGAGCCCACGATCTTCCTTTAGGTAAACCTATTGCGGGTTTCTATGGCAGTTTATCAAACTGGATAGACTACCCTCTTATCCAGTTTCTCGCTGAATCAATGCCAGATTGGAATTTCGTTTTTATTGGTCCTAACGAGTTAGAACAACGAAAACTGCCACATACAGACAATATTTTCTATCTAGGAGGTCGCTCACACCACGATCTACCAAGCTACAGCCAACACTGGGACGTCAGCATTCTTCCTTTTATTGATAACCCGCAAATAAGGGCATGTAACCCTTTAAAATTGATGGAATACATGGCTTCGGGCCAACCTATTGTTAGTGTCGATTTCCCTGCACTTGCGCCCTATAAACAGCATCTTCACGTTGCGCGTTCTCATCGCGAATTTCGTCAAAAACTCTATCAGGCAGCACGATCACCCCGCATATCAAAAGACGCCGTTTGTCATCAAAGTTGGACGGACCGCAGCCAATTTCTCAATTGGCTATTGGAGCTATTATGA
- a CDS encoding acyltransferase translates to MMTLSPNNLKNWLKQSSNPYHQKLFSLLKSIRTFDMPTPKALNKALYFLLILTRNFLSNVTRIFLYTPAFKGRVHSCGKNLYLYTGIPFISGPLSIDVGENCRISGQTTFSGRSTSHNPSLIIGNNVGIGWQTTMAVGTQIVIGNNVRIAGRSSLFGYSGHPFDAKKRAAGDPDLSNQTGDITLEDDVWLGSNVTVNKGVTIGKGTIVATGSVVTKSLPCFVLAAGNPAKIIRAIG, encoded by the coding sequence ATGATGACACTTTCCCCCAACAACCTGAAAAATTGGTTGAAGCAGAGTTCTAACCCATACCATCAAAAACTGTTCAGCTTGCTAAAAAGCATACGAACCTTCGATATGCCTACGCCTAAAGCTCTCAATAAAGCACTCTACTTCTTGCTCATTCTGACCAGAAATTTTTTGAGTAACGTGACTCGAATTTTTCTTTATACACCCGCGTTTAAAGGACGAGTGCATTCCTGTGGCAAAAATCTTTACCTTTACACTGGCATTCCATTTATCTCCGGCCCCCTATCTATCGACGTAGGCGAAAACTGTCGTATTTCTGGACAAACCACGTTTAGTGGCCGCTCTACTAGCCATAATCCTAGCCTCATTATCGGTAACAACGTTGGTATTGGTTGGCAGACCACTATGGCCGTCGGCACTCAAATCGTTATTGGAAATAATGTAAGGATTGCCGGAAGGTCCTCTCTATTTGGTTATTCTGGCCATCCATTTGACGCAAAGAAAAGAGCGGCTGGAGACCCAGACCTAAGCAATCAAACAGGCGACATTACGCTAGAAGATGATGTATGGCTGGGTTCAAATGTCACCGTAAACAAAGGTGTCACTATTGGCAAAGGCACCATCGTCGCCACCGGAAGTGTTGTGACTAAAAGCCTGCCTTGTTTTGTACTCGCCGCAGGCAATCCAGCAAAAATTATCCGTGCTATTGGATAG
- a CDS encoding glycosyltransferase — MDITSTRRHGKKVIHVVQHLAPGGLESLTLDLLSFANPNDQVLIVSLEGTKEESLRNWPRLEAYQNQLVFLDKRPGVHLGLILTLIKAFRAVKPDVVHTHHIGPLLYAGYAARMAGVAVRIHTEHDAWHLEDKKHRRIQGMVLKAAKPTLVADASHVKEKLTACFSGSNSVVIKNGVDCKKFKPGSKQLARELFKLPDDKRIIGTAGRLEQVKGHDLAIKALALLEKEVILVIAGDGSQRKSLERLVEKLHLKERVLFLGLVENMPRFYQSLDLFCLPSRFEGLPLSPLEAQACNIPAVVTNVGASAEVLCPQTGVLAKPNDVADLSNSLARMLANRSTHLPREFVVTNNNIHQMVKAYDELSMGELA, encoded by the coding sequence ATGGATATAACCTCAACACGCAGACACGGAAAAAAAGTTATCCATGTGGTTCAACACCTCGCCCCTGGAGGGCTCGAAAGCCTAACCCTAGATTTGCTGAGTTTTGCTAACCCAAATGACCAAGTACTGATTGTCAGTCTGGAAGGCACGAAAGAAGAATCACTTAGAAACTGGCCTAGACTTGAAGCGTATCAAAACCAGTTGGTTTTTTTAGACAAAAGACCGGGCGTTCATTTAGGTTTGATTCTTACTCTAATTAAGGCCTTTAGAGCAGTGAAACCCGATGTTGTCCACACCCATCATATTGGTCCTTTGCTCTACGCTGGATATGCCGCGCGCATGGCGGGTGTGGCCGTTAGAATTCATACCGAGCATGACGCTTGGCACCTAGAAGACAAAAAACACCGACGCATTCAAGGTATGGTTCTCAAGGCTGCAAAACCAACACTGGTTGCAGATGCATCCCACGTCAAAGAGAAGCTTACTGCCTGTTTTTCTGGCTCCAACTCGGTCGTCATAAAAAATGGCGTTGATTGTAAGAAATTCAAACCCGGTTCAAAGCAACTGGCGCGAGAACTTTTCAAATTACCTGACGATAAAAGAATAATAGGAACGGCTGGCCGCTTAGAACAGGTAAAGGGCCATGACTTAGCCATTAAAGCACTCGCTCTGCTAGAAAAAGAGGTGATATTGGTTATTGCTGGTGATGGGTCACAACGAAAAAGCCTAGAACGTTTGGTCGAAAAATTACACCTAAAAGAGCGAGTATTGTTTCTCGGTTTAGTCGAAAATATGCCGCGATTTTATCAGTCATTGGATCTGTTTTGTCTCCCTTCACGGTTCGAGGGTTTACCTCTTTCACCGCTGGAGGCCCAAGCGTGTAATATCCCTGCCGTCGTCACTAATGTTGGTGCCTCAGCAGAAGTCTTATGTCCACAAACGGGTGTATTGGCAAAGCCGAATGACGTTGCTGACCTTTCTAATTCGTTAGCAAGAATGTTGGCAAACCGTTCTACGCACCTCCCGCGAGAATTTGTGGTAACAAACAACAACATTCATCAGATGGTCAAAGCGTACGATGAGCTTTCAATGGGAGAACTAGCATGA
- a CDS encoding sugar transferase, giving the protein MTNHHREIYIGKRIFDILIATYTLLLLLPLFPVVALFIKGTSKGPIFYKQLRVGKCTSETITFFEIIKFRTMYQNAEASSGAVWAVDNDPRITPVGRFMRKTRIDEIPQLINVLKGEMSLIGPRPERPSFYQKLNQAIPFFVERTYGVLPGITGLAQVNQGYDTCIDDVRRKVGFDHSYALAITSVYQWVVIDSTILLKTISVVFNGRGR; this is encoded by the coding sequence ATGACCAATCACCATCGAGAAATTTATATCGGCAAACGCATCTTTGATATTCTGATCGCAACCTACACTTTATTATTGTTGTTGCCACTGTTTCCTGTCGTTGCACTGTTTATTAAGGGGACATCCAAAGGGCCAATATTTTATAAGCAACTGCGCGTGGGTAAATGCACGTCAGAAACCATCACGTTTTTTGAGATCATTAAGTTTAGGACAATGTATCAAAACGCAGAAGCAAGTTCTGGCGCTGTTTGGGCCGTTGACAACGATCCGCGTATTACGCCTGTTGGCCGATTTATGCGTAAAACACGAATAGATGAAATCCCTCAGCTCATCAATGTACTAAAAGGTGAGATGTCCCTTATTGGACCACGCCCGGAACGGCCTAGTTTCTACCAAAAGCTAAATCAAGCCATTCCTTTCTTTGTAGAACGAACCTATGGCGTACTACCCGGAATTACGGGGCTTGCTCAGGTAAACCAAGGCTATGATACCTGCATTGATGACGTCAGAAGAAAGGTTGGTTTTGACCATAGCTATGCCCTCGCGATAACCTCTGTCTATCAATGGGTAGTGATAGATTCGACTATCCTGCTCAAGACGATCTCGGTGGTGTTCAATGGACGAGGCCGCTAA